In the genome of Phlebotomus papatasi isolate M1 chromosome 2, Ppap_2.1, whole genome shotgun sequence, one region contains:
- the LOC129802671 gene encoding TBC1 domain family member 16 isoform X2, translated as MPLVSILRKASSYVLGGDEEEQIDEGGASAEDNEIMFCKNNVCVHPPAVVRSEYDVLHHPGYLTVASKTFIDQHTNAKRHTLLLTWIPNSTLRKCPATIEKVSLRGEIDEQELCRELSQMSESTVTFNSKNPFASDLMSVSNGYTSDYSETVSVSSSSDKMERDSVLDSEMDKPEGEQETEESKKAEGEIKELINELQPLLDSADPNLASIQLKPPPPQMTSVNITIANPRIENVDISPTDGLIENPQLAARFARSMSEESNNPHWMTPEMLAFRHNLAFPETSATNSPVIQRRTPIVLKCRRFSVDLSQMRSLRLFFSDTECTSGQLVIASRESQYKILHFHHGGLDHLAQVLHQWHSVLHNIRLAQEDLTCPYRQFMVCRPEVRKSELHPEEENVSKITTDYFYGTLLNKKGQIEDDLLLRKCVFFGGLEKKLRKTVWPFLLQCYSFYSTFEDRATLAEIRRQEYEELTKRRLYSMSPEEHAHFWRTVQCVIEKDVVRTDRGNPFFAGNDNPNIEIMKNILLNYAFYNPNLSYTQGMSDLLAPVLCEIKNESETFWCFVGLMQRAVFVCQPLDNDIDRNLSYLRELIRIMIPQFHSHLQKFADATELLFCHRWILLCFKREFTEAVAIRMWEACWSNYLTDYFHLFLCLAIIAVYADDVIAQNLRTDEMLLYFSSLAMYMDGQLILRKARGLLHQFRQLPKIPCTLSTLCKRCGPGMWDSGHHPAIECIGHLDNEHCAFAFD; from the exons ATGCCACTGGTGAGTATCCTGAGGAAGGCTTCCAGCTATGTTTTGGGTGGAGATGAGGAGGAACAAATTGATGAGGGTGGTGCCTCAGCTGAAGACAATGAAATTATGTTCTGCAAAAACAATGTATGTGTCCATCCACCTGCTGTTGTGAGGAGTGAATATGATGTACTGCATCATCCGGGATATTTAACAGTGGCCAGCAAGACATTCATTGATCAGCACACAAATGCAAAGAGGCATACCTTACTCCTGACCTGGATTCCCAATTCCACTCTTCGAAAGTGTCCAGCTACAATTGAGAAGGTCAGCCTGAGGGGTGAGATTGATGAGCAGGAACTGTGCAGGGAATTGAGTCAAATGAGTGAATCCACGGTGACATTCAACAGCAAGAATCCCTTTGCCAGTGACCTGATGAGTGTTAGCAATGGCTACACCTCAGATTACTCCGAAACGGTGAGTGTCAGCTCCAGCAGTGATAAGATGGAGAGGGATTCTGTGCTGGATTCAGAAATGGACAAACCCGAAGGTGAACAGGAAACTGAGGAGTCAAAGAAAGCTGAAGGGGAGATAAAAGAGTTGATCAATGAACTCCAACCACTTTTGGACAGTGCAGACCCCAATTTGGCCAGTATTCAGCTCAAGCCACCACCACCGCAGATGACTTCGGTGAACATCACAATAGCTAATCCGAGAATTGAGAATGTGGACATCTCTCCGACTGATGGATTGATAGAGAATCCGCAGCTAGCAGCGAGATTTGCCAGATCAATGAGTGAAGAAAGCAACAATCCCCATTGGATGACACCAGAAATGCTGGCTTTTAGGCACAATCTTGCCTTTCCCGAGACTTCAGCCACAAACAGCCCGGTTATTCAGCGTCGGACACCAATAGTGCTCAAGTGTCGACGATTCTCCGTCGATCTCAGCCAGATGCGCTCCCTTAGGCTCTTCTTCAGCGACACAGAGTGCACTTCGGGACAACTAGTGATCGCTTCGAGGGAATCTCAGTACAAGATCCTCCATTTTCATCACGGTGGCCTGGATCATCTGGCACAAGTTCTCCATCAGTGGCACAGTGTTCTGCACAACATCCGCCTGGCCCAGGAGGATCTCACCTGTCCCTATCGGCAGTTCATGGTATGTCGTCCTGAAGTCCGTAAATCCGAACTCCATCCAGAGGAAGAGAATGTCAGCAAAATCACCACGGACTACTTCTACGGGACACTGCTGAACAAAAAGGGTCAGATTGAGGATGATCTTCTGCTGAGAAAATGTGTCTTTTTCGGTGGACTTGAGAAGAAGCTACGAAAGACAGTTTGGCCATTCCTTCTGCAGTGCTATTCCTTCTATTCAACCTTCGAGGATCGCGCAACTTTAGCTGAGATCCGGAGGCAAGAATATGAGGAACTCACCAAACGACGTCTCTACTCAATGTCTCCTGAGGAACATGCTCATTTCTGGAGGACTGTGCAGTGTGTGATTGAGAAGGATGTTGTACGCACAGACAGGGGCAATCCCTTCTTCGCTGGCAACGATAATCCCAACATTGAGATAATGAAGAACATCCTGCTCAACTATGCTTTCTACAATCCCAATCTTTC ATACACCCAGGGCATGAGTGATCTCCTGGCGCCAGTTCTCTGTGAAATCAAAAATGAATCTGAGACTTTTTGGTGTTTCGTTGGACTAATGCAACGAGCTGTCTTCGTCTGCCAGCCTTTGGACAATGACATCGACAGGAATCTG AGCTACCTGAGGGAACTCATCAGGATCATGATTCCTCAGTTTCATAGTCATCTGCAGAAGTTTGCAGATGCGACTGAGCTTCTATTCTGCCATCGATGGATACTCCTCTGTTTCAAGCGAGAATTCACCGAAGCTGTGGCCATTCGGATGTGGGAGGCATGTTGGTCAAATTATCTTACGGATTACTTTCACTTATTCCTCTGTCTTGCGATTATTGCTGTGTATGCAGATGATGTGATTGCCCAGAATCTCCGGACGGATGAGATGCTTCTCTATTTCAGCAGTTTGG CAATGTACATGGATGGGCAGTTGATTCTGCGAAAAGCTCGTGGATTGCTGCATCAATTCAGGCAATTGCCAAAGATTCCATGTACTCTGTCAACGCTGTGCAAACGCTGTGGTCCTGGAATGTGGGATTCTGGACATCATCCGGCTATTGAATGCATTGGACACTTGGACAATGAACACTGTGCTTTCGCTTTTGATTAG
- the LOC129802671 gene encoding TBC1 domain family member 16 isoform X1, which yields MPLVSILRKASSYVLGGDEEEQIDEGGASAEDNEIMFCKNNVCVHPPAVVRSEYDVLHHPGYLTVASKTFIDQHTNAKRHTLLLTWIPNSTLRKCPATIEKVSLRGEIDEQELCRELSQMSESTVTFNSKNPFASDLMSVSNGYTSDYSETVSVSSSSDKMERDSVLDSEMDKPEGEQETEESKKAEGEIKELINELQPLLDSADPNLASIQLKPPPPQMTSVNITIANPRIENVDISPTDGLIENPQLAARFARSMSEESNNPHWMTPEMLAFRHNLAFPETSATNSPVIQRRTPIVLKCRRFSVDLSQMRSLRLFFSDTECTSGQLVIASRESQYKILHFHHGGLDHLAQVLHQWHSVLHNIRLAQEDLTCPYRQFMVCRPEVRKSELHPEEENVSKITTDYFYGTLLNKKGQIEDDLLLRKCVFFGGLEKKLRKTVWPFLLQCYSFYSTFEDRATLAEIRRQEYEELTKRRLYSMSPEEHAHFWRTVQCVIEKDVVRTDRGNPFFAGNDNPNIEIMKNILLNYAFYNPNLSQANFRYTQGMSDLLAPVLCEIKNESETFWCFVGLMQRAVFVCQPLDNDIDRNLSYLRELIRIMIPQFHSHLQKFADATELLFCHRWILLCFKREFTEAVAIRMWEACWSNYLTDYFHLFLCLAIIAVYADDVIAQNLRTDEMLLYFSSLAMYMDGQLILRKARGLLHQFRQLPKIPCTLSTLCKRCGPGMWDSGHHPAIECIGHLDNEHCAFAFD from the exons ATGCCACTGGTGAGTATCCTGAGGAAGGCTTCCAGCTATGTTTTGGGTGGAGATGAGGAGGAACAAATTGATGAGGGTGGTGCCTCAGCTGAAGACAATGAAATTATGTTCTGCAAAAACAATGTATGTGTCCATCCACCTGCTGTTGTGAGGAGTGAATATGATGTACTGCATCATCCGGGATATTTAACAGTGGCCAGCAAGACATTCATTGATCAGCACACAAATGCAAAGAGGCATACCTTACTCCTGACCTGGATTCCCAATTCCACTCTTCGAAAGTGTCCAGCTACAATTGAGAAGGTCAGCCTGAGGGGTGAGATTGATGAGCAGGAACTGTGCAGGGAATTGAGTCAAATGAGTGAATCCACGGTGACATTCAACAGCAAGAATCCCTTTGCCAGTGACCTGATGAGTGTTAGCAATGGCTACACCTCAGATTACTCCGAAACGGTGAGTGTCAGCTCCAGCAGTGATAAGATGGAGAGGGATTCTGTGCTGGATTCAGAAATGGACAAACCCGAAGGTGAACAGGAAACTGAGGAGTCAAAGAAAGCTGAAGGGGAGATAAAAGAGTTGATCAATGAACTCCAACCACTTTTGGACAGTGCAGACCCCAATTTGGCCAGTATTCAGCTCAAGCCACCACCACCGCAGATGACTTCGGTGAACATCACAATAGCTAATCCGAGAATTGAGAATGTGGACATCTCTCCGACTGATGGATTGATAGAGAATCCGCAGCTAGCAGCGAGATTTGCCAGATCAATGAGTGAAGAAAGCAACAATCCCCATTGGATGACACCAGAAATGCTGGCTTTTAGGCACAATCTTGCCTTTCCCGAGACTTCAGCCACAAACAGCCCGGTTATTCAGCGTCGGACACCAATAGTGCTCAAGTGTCGACGATTCTCCGTCGATCTCAGCCAGATGCGCTCCCTTAGGCTCTTCTTCAGCGACACAGAGTGCACTTCGGGACAACTAGTGATCGCTTCGAGGGAATCTCAGTACAAGATCCTCCATTTTCATCACGGTGGCCTGGATCATCTGGCACAAGTTCTCCATCAGTGGCACAGTGTTCTGCACAACATCCGCCTGGCCCAGGAGGATCTCACCTGTCCCTATCGGCAGTTCATGGTATGTCGTCCTGAAGTCCGTAAATCCGAACTCCATCCAGAGGAAGAGAATGTCAGCAAAATCACCACGGACTACTTCTACGGGACACTGCTGAACAAAAAGGGTCAGATTGAGGATGATCTTCTGCTGAGAAAATGTGTCTTTTTCGGTGGACTTGAGAAGAAGCTACGAAAGACAGTTTGGCCATTCCTTCTGCAGTGCTATTCCTTCTATTCAACCTTCGAGGATCGCGCAACTTTAGCTGAGATCCGGAGGCAAGAATATGAGGAACTCACCAAACGACGTCTCTACTCAATGTCTCCTGAGGAACATGCTCATTTCTGGAGGACTGTGCAGTGTGTGATTGAGAAGGATGTTGTACGCACAGACAGGGGCAATCCCTTCTTCGCTGGCAACGATAATCCCAACATTGAGATAATGAAGAACATCCTGCTCAACTATGCTTTCTACAATCCCAATCTTTC CCAGGCCAATTTCAGATACACCCAGGGCATGAGTGATCTCCTGGCGCCAGTTCTCTGTGAAATCAAAAATGAATCTGAGACTTTTTGGTGTTTCGTTGGACTAATGCAACGAGCTGTCTTCGTCTGCCAGCCTTTGGACAATGACATCGACAGGAATCTG AGCTACCTGAGGGAACTCATCAGGATCATGATTCCTCAGTTTCATAGTCATCTGCAGAAGTTTGCAGATGCGACTGAGCTTCTATTCTGCCATCGATGGATACTCCTCTGTTTCAAGCGAGAATTCACCGAAGCTGTGGCCATTCGGATGTGGGAGGCATGTTGGTCAAATTATCTTACGGATTACTTTCACTTATTCCTCTGTCTTGCGATTATTGCTGTGTATGCAGATGATGTGATTGCCCAGAATCTCCGGACGGATGAGATGCTTCTCTATTTCAGCAGTTTGG CAATGTACATGGATGGGCAGTTGATTCTGCGAAAAGCTCGTGGATTGCTGCATCAATTCAGGCAATTGCCAAAGATTCCATGTACTCTGTCAACGCTGTGCAAACGCTGTGGTCCTGGAATGTGGGATTCTGGACATCATCCGGCTATTGAATGCATTGGACACTTGGACAATGAACACTGTGCTTTCGCTTTTGATTAG